One window of Amaranthus tricolor cultivar Red isolate AtriRed21 chromosome 11, ASM2621246v1, whole genome shotgun sequence genomic DNA carries:
- the LOC130826842 gene encoding tropinone reductase homolog At2g29290-like — translation MMMSNSTDGCMNKRWSLIGMTALVTGGSKGLGHAIVEELCRLGAKVHTCARNESELKACKDNWDKKGFQVSSSICDVSSRVEREKLMELASSKFQGKLNILVNNVGTAIIKPTEKVTAEDYAIVMSTNLESTYHLSQLAHPLLKASGFGSIIFMSSVAGVVAVNVGSLYSTTKGAMNQLAKNLACEWAKDNIRINSVAPWFIKTPLTEKVLSDPEYLEAVEERTPLGRTGEMDEVSSLVAFLCMPAASYITGQTICVDGGFTINGLNYCQYR, via the exons ATGATGATGTCTAACTCCACCGACGGCTGCATGAATAAACGATGGTCTCTCATTGGCATGACTGCTCTTGTTACTGGTGGTTCTAAAGGCCTTGG GCATGCAATTGTTGAAGAACTATGTAGATTAGGAGCCAAAGTTCATACATGCGCTAGAAATGAGTCTGAACTCAAAGCTTGCAAAGATAATTGGGATAAAAAAGGTTTTCAAGTTAGTTCATCTATTTGTGATGTATCTTCTCGTGTTGAACGAGAAAAATTAATGGAACTCGCCTCCTCTAAGTTCCAAGGAAAGCTTAATATCCTG GTGAACAACGTAGGAACCGCCATCATAAAGCCCACAGAGAAGGTCACAGCTGAAGATTATGCAATTGTTATGAGCACCAACCTTGAGTCAACTTACCATTTAAGCCAACTTGCACATCCTCTTCTCAAAGCATCTGGGTTTGGTAGTATTATCTTTATGTCTTCTGTTGCTGGTGTTGTTGCTGTCAATGTTGGCTCTCTATATAGCACTAcaaaag GTGCAATGAATCAATTAGCAAAAAATTTGGCATGTGAATGGGCAAAGGATAATATTAGAATCAATTCTGTTGCACCTTGGTTCATCAAAACCCCTCTTACTGAAAAG GTTCTTAGTGACCCAGAATATCTAGAAGCTGTAGAAGAAAGAACTCCACTTGGAAGAACCGGAGAAATGGATGAGGTTTCTAGTTTAGTTGCCTTTCTATGTATGCCTGCTGCTTCTTACATTACTGGCCAGACCATTTGTGTTGATGGTGGTTTCACTATTAACGGATTAAACTATTGCCAATATCGGTAA